The DNA region ccctttccagtccttggcccttcgcacagtggggattggacatagtggggccatttccaaGGGCagcaggtaacaaaagatggctgcttgtAGAAACGGATTACTTTgctaaatgggtcgaggctgaACCCTTGGCAAACATTAGAGACGTTGATTCTAAgaagtttgtgtggaagaacatcgtcactagattcagGATACCTCATACGCTTATATCAGACAATAgtgttcaatttgacagcaaggcttttaggaagtattgtggtgatatgggcatcataaacagatattccaccccagcttatcctcaaggaaatgggcaagccgaggccgttaacaaggtcattgtcagtgggctgaagaaaaggttagatgaccgaagggcagatgggtagaagaactcccacatgtccagtggacgtatcggaccacaccgcgcagatccactagagaaacaccattctctatgacttatggagccgaggcggtgataccccTGGAATCTGgctttcccaccctgaagacgagttcttttaacCCCGAGAGCAACAATGGACTtctggagaaagatcttgacttACTTGAAGAACGACGTGAGGCAGCCATGGTCcagatggcttattatcaacaaaaacttaaacggggatatgatgcccacgtgaagctaagaccacttgcacctggtgatcttgtactaaggaaagttgtaggcacttctaagaacccagcttggggtaagctgggatccaactgggaaggcccctatcgcattgtttcagtagcaggcatagggtcatatcgactagctgacctagacgaaagaattgtaccacgcccatggaatgtaaataatcttagaaggtattgtcattaataaaatgtgcttttgtcagttaatatttcaaagttatgagtacctctgacgTTTGCagctactattcttaagaatcaaacagaaacttggttaagtgccgtcctcggaccacaaaccttgtgaaaattgatatcttgtcatttgttaaacagaaccttagttatgccgggtcctcggacctcctactttgggaaaattaacatttgaagttgctgatcttaagaatcaaacagaaacttggttaagtgtcgtcctcggaccacaaaccttgtggaaattgatatcttgtcatttgttaaacagaaccttagttatgccgggtcctcggacctcctactttgggaaaattaacatttggagttgcTGATCTTGagaattaaacagaaacttggttaagtgtcgtcctcggaccacaaaccttgtggaaattgatatcttgtcatttgttaaacagaaccttagttatgccgggtcctcggatctcctactttgggaaaattaatatttaaagttgctgatcttgagaatcaaacaaaaacttggttaagtgtcgtcctcggaccacaaaccttgtgaaaattgatatcttgtcatttgttaaacagaaccttagttatgccgggtcctcggacctcctactttggaaaaattaacatttaaatttgctgatcttgagaatcaaacagaaacttggttaagtgtcgtcctcggaccacaaaccttgtgaaaattgatatcttgtcatttgttaaacagaaccttagttatgccgggtcctcggacctcctactttgggaaaattaacatttggagttgttgatcttgagaatcaaacagaaacttggttaagtgtcgtcctcggaccacaaaccttgtggaaattgatatcttgtcatttattaaacagaaccttagttatgccgggtcctcggacctcctactttgagaaaattaacatttaaagttactgatcttaagaatcaaataggaaattggttaagtcttgtcctcggaccacaaacttgattaaagttaatttcttattgcgtctggaaattagtgccttactggtcattaactcggatcttaagttttatatctttaagcgttaagcaaatttgtgtaaggaatggtccttggatcttacatcctactgaaaacaataccacacattataagggtttaatcgttatatgaggtcttttttttaaccaaggcattgtttaagaTATCTCAACCATGTCATCTACTGTTAAGTTTGTAATACTAAAACATGCGCACGActgcgtggaggttatgattgtgcaatccttggagttagatttgtttactctgaccctttttttttagctaggtattaatgggaaacttttgcgacaagtacaaaaagaataaagtaaaaacagatacaacacgagtgaaaatcaaacaaaattgttcttcattaatcattttgatatacattacatattaaGTCTGaatatagagaaagagaagttctaagctaggtcctaagcttttggaggaggatcttgctgagaagtgttGGTTGCCTCGGTCTCtttcagctccaactcaaaaggagacagaacttgctttcctttgtctgctgccttcgttggagggacattggatTCTATGGTTTGGCTCAGGCCCTTCTCAGCATCCccgcctccttccttttctttattggaacctgaaggttctgtaggatctggaattagctttgggaccatgggaggaagagcaggaagagttgtttcaGGGGTAGGAacagcagcaggagcctcttcaatctcctgtatctccaggggaagccaaacattctcggacttcctcagctccgaggctagaggaactcctgctatgtttagagcttccccccagactttctgacagtactcccggcacaaggccgcgaaagcctctgtcagctgctcctcggtggcagctaccccttcctcgtaactcgcctgcttggcagcttctAAAGAGCGTTGAAATGCGCCAGCTTTTTCTttcatcagcgcaagttccttttccaaatccgagctttcCCTTTGGActcgggagagctcatcatctttttcatgaaagagcttgcgctgcccttctatctgggtcttcatggtcttcaggtttgcctcggccccattcctctctctttttagcTCAGCCACCTCAGAGAtaagcttctcattttcagcaatggccgtgcctaaggacttctcagtctccatccggATTTCAAGCTCTATTCTGGCCTTCTTCCTAGAatcttctataaacttctcggccATGAAGACTTCCTGAACGGCCTGCAATAAAGTATGAGGAAATTAGGTATAGCAGGACACTCATGAATAATCCAATGCTGTTAAAAATGTAATCTTCCTAAAAAgttaaacttaccagggctagaTCCCTTTTTAGAGATAGGAATAATTGAGGTTGGCTCATCCtctccaaggtctccatatctttcggcagcagaagagggcgttccaacacttcTGCCAAGTGATGGGCATGACCTTGCTGGGCCGCCCGATGCGGACCGGGGAGAtaggtgcgccgtccagtcttaaatcaggggaccaggtggccggtgcttggcgcacttcggccacgtccctgatctccccgctttcaactgagcgggccctgcctttgcctttatccagcttctgctgtTGAACGGGTGGCGGTTGTTGTCGCGGTTTCTTTGGTTCCTTGCTGTCTgtcccctcggcctcccccttttttttctttttgggatcctcggctggaagttttggctcagctggaggagggggaggtggcaaagatgaaagagcttgggacccccccGTCTTTCTCTCAGCAACCTTCGTAGCTCTCTTGGTTAGGAGACCCTGCATCCTGTCCATATcctcctcggattcgtcctctggtCGGGCAACGACTAACCCTGCAACTCCAGAGgcctcagtggcttcttcttcttcctcgtcagagagtacaacgaactggttccctcaaggtctttcggtgtcttcaagttggaactgttctatctcctcgtctagcgtgtttgaagaagacacttgctcctctgggacgaCAGTTGCCTTGGAGTGTGTAGCTAGAGGGACCGCATCAATCGGTTGTAAATACATTATGGTGTTAGGGCTGTCAGGGAGATCGTGATCGTCCAGGAAgtgaggtctggctacgttgatcttcctacgccgccggtcacctgcaataatggcgttctctattgcctggaagtccgaggatacagGATCATACCCTAGAATCAAGTGAGCAGCCctaagttgtaggtcctcgctgacaagcacctcggagcgcagtacccgatttagatctgcaacgttgcagtggctcaagcgtgggcgcacgtgttgcttatctgcaaagaaagacatcaaagcaaacgaacatggtcagattcacacaacatataataaacttaaatagaCATGGATacatgtgaatacgcatttttgtgagtgttagaggaagttgtgcggtggggaggttaatcctaaggtgtcgcacctggatctcccctaTAAACTGGGGTGTGGAgtccgtcgtgccagttcccagagacgatcaggtagtcgtccttcatgcctttgttggatttgggcagacaggagattagcctaacgacactggagcgagatttaatgtagtaacctacattggtaagtttatgggactcgtataggaagacgacatcgtgccaggtgaggtttagacccatttgctcgtttagagcatcgacgctacccaaaactctaaaaacgtttgggaggcactgatcgggacacaaccggtggttgcgaaggtactccctagttacaggcttcattgggagggtcatcccaccctttacaaaggctaccattgggatgataacctctccctccttcctaGAGccagccacggcttctgccaggcaatattttaaacctacatcgccgggaatgtgatacttggctctgaagccttccattccagcggcggtatcaactagacacttgaactttcccatcaaatatgaacgaaaggctaaattcAAAAAGGGGGAATGATTATAAGGAGAGCtaaggacagggtccgaggagaaagggttaagagaaaaaaaggaatgagaacttacagacttgaagttgtgcgagtttccacggagttgtgtagacaaaaggtgattgctgatgttttgatgggattagtctctggagaaataaatgaaggcgcaggttcccgaagcgtcacgacgtgcgggaagcggcctcgaaattgtatttgtcccgcccaaattttcatggaataaCAAGGACCATTGGAtactcatctcaccgttgaacgtgggggacaaggtgtaacttacagtaataaatacgcgcgtttttgaaaataaaaccgccaagtgtcgccctccggaacgcgaaacggttttcacACGTGTAGTTATTTACAGAAAGTGTGGAGGAAGtcttcgttggatcaaaaccctatttttctcctcggatgatgaaaaataaagttttgaggggctattgtggggagtaaaaggatcCAAGTGGGcctatgggcctttgggctgtaatatggagggccgacctgctccaggattaaactctatgagttggcccatgcgccgagggtccgaggatacagccgagggagagtttcacctcggacagatccaagagaactcaagattttattataaaggccaaggcacaactctggaaagactaatggataaaaggggacatcctgaatcttctagatgcaccagtattaaagaaaatatcaagagtaaaggctgccacctccgcattaaaggctctgcacctacctccctggccggattaatggggaggtgacccctgaacagtgaggtggaaacttctagtcactgttcaaaaagtatcagggaaggaagtataaaatgggggtaaaggccaaagaaaggggggcggtagctaagaaagaaattgagaaattgtaatctttaaggaagaaagagaaataataaagaagtagtcctcggctcgagtccgaggagatccattgcaattattgttcattatttacctgtatttgtttataaaagtcTGTTAtcgagctcccagtacttctatcctaggtttcaagcccacactctacaaattttattatttaaggctcattgggcctgagcccgtgattgtctttgggtccaggtgcaattgtgcacttacatcaccaatctcaattttttttcaatcagactctcaaaatttttctctctttgattcttacattctcagtttttttttttaatttttttttcactcttcttaatttttctctttctccaagCCAATAAGGGCCAATCTCCCTCATGTTTTCATAATACCAATTACCCAATGAGTTTCGATTAGAACAGATAATGTCACTTTTTCtttacataaatatatttaataaattttaggaagatcaattcatctttatgttttcaaatacaattattcagccaaaaaaataacattaattaattaaaaaaaaaagagttgaaaaTCAAATCGGACCGTCCTCCTAAACCAGGTTCTTCACTAATAAATCACTAGTAGGGATGACAATTGCTGCCCAATCTGTGAGTACCTGACTCAACGCGATCCTAATGGGTCAAGTTTTACTAAGTctgataaagaatagggtcggatttgggtaaaaaaaaaaaacccaaagcgAGTCCGAGTTTTGCTAAAACCCGACCTGAACCCGGCCCGATTACAAGTTAAATTACCAAAAACcctcatacatacatacatacatacatacatacatatattatgGATTTAAAAACCGGTATGATTAAAGAACCGGAAAAATGAGTAGTTATCAGTTTTGTAGTCCGATCGGTTTTGACCGGTGGTCGAACTAGTGATATcgtaaatatttaattaataattttaaaattataaaaatatataataagtttatgactaataatatatcataaattttttttaaaaaatttgagtgagTTTTCACcttttatattagaaaaaaaatgtaactaaaCATATTAACCTTACAATATCATccttaaaacaaattaaaataaccaGTGGCATAGATGGCCATCACTACAAAAAAGTTGTACTCATTCCTGAAAGCTGAAAGCTTGTATAGAagtctttattttcttttatgacATAAATTGTAATTGTtgactataaaaataaaaataaaaaacaaaaataagtgTAGTCGTTGATctcataaattattaatataagaaaatagtatttggttttttatgaaatcattttaaagaaaagtgtagtaaattttaaGTTATTTCATTTGACCCCATAATTAATCCTCTCATTTCAGCTCACACACTCACCAGCCGCCCCACTCTCCTCTCCCACTCTCACTCGCTCTCAATCTCACCCCCGGCCCAAGCTGTCACCGCCGGTCCAAGCTCTGTCACCGCCGGCCTGTTCTGGAACTTCTGTgctgttttttttgttgttgataaaatgGTCTGTTCTGTTCTATTTTTgctttctcttaattttttatttaatatattgtatTCTGAGACGTTTGTTTAATAGTTTGTTTCATATGAATCCCATTTGCCGAGCAAAGGTACGAGGAATCACGTGACATCATTGCCAAGTACCCCCATTTGCCAATCAAAGgtatgttttctattttttttttttccaaaactcatcaatttttattttgttgattcATGTTATTTTTGTACCCAAACCGAGTCCCTGTATTCATCAAAGAGGGGCTTTGTTGattcatattatttaaaaaaaagaagattaaatACGTTGATTCACTAGCAAATTTGTAGAGGCCCCGGAAATTTTCCGGGTCGGATcattatttttgagttttggcttttttattattatatattatgtgTTCATTGCTAACTTATTTGCTTATATTTGAGGattaattttttcaatgatGTAGCAGATGTTGGAGGTATGATTGAATAGATGTAGCAgatgttaaaagttaaaacactaTGACTGTGAGATGGCCAAGACTTTTGACACCGACACACCTTTCTCAAATTATTCGGAACCAGAAAAACCCATTAACGGCACTTCAAATCTTCAAGGAAGCCAAATACAAGTACCCCAATTACTGTCATAATGGTCCAGTCTATGCCACCATCATTGGCATCCTTGGAAATGCTGGTCAGATTTGTGAGATGAAAGAGGTGATTGATTGGATGAAAGAGGACTCGTGTGAATGCAAGGATTCTGTCTTTGTTAATGCAATCAAAACCTATGCAAGAGCTGGATTGCTAGATGAAGcaatctctctttttaaaaGAATTCCTCAGTTCAACTGCGTGAATAAGACAGAATCTTTCAATACCCTGTTGCAGATATTGGTCAATGAATCTAAGTTTGAAGCTGCTCATCGTTTGTTCTTAGAGAGCTCTTATGGGTGGGAAGTGAAGTTTCGAATTAGATCTTTGAACTTGCTAATGGATGCTCTGTGCCAGAGGGGTCGTTCTGATCTTGCTTTGCAAATCTTCTTAGAGATGAATTATCAAGGTTGCTATCCAAATAAGGAAAGCTATCGGATTCTAATGAAAGGGTTGTGTAAAGATGGGAGGATGAATGAGGCCACACATTTGTTGTATTCAATGTTTTGGAGGATCTCTCAGAAGGGTAGTGGTGAGGATATTGTAGTCTATAGAACCTTATTATATGCTTTATGTGATAATCGGCAAGTTGAAAAGGCTGTGGAAATTCTTGGTAAGATTTTAAGGAAGGGGCTGAAGGCTCCTAAGCGCTGTTTCCGGCATCTTGATCTTAGTCAGTGTAGTAGTGGTGAAGATATAGAAGGCACCAAGCGCTTGATTAATGAGGCTTTGATCAGAGGTGGTATTCCCAGTTTGGCTAGTTATAGTGCTATGGCTATTGATCTTTACAATGAAGGTAAGATTAGTGAAGCTAACAAAGTTATCattcaaatgaaagaaagaggaTTTGGGCCAACAAACTTAATTTTTGAAGCCAAGGTTGCAGCATTGTGTAGGGGAGAGAATGTTGATGCAGCAGTGAAGGTAATTGAAGAGGAAATGGAGGGAAATTGTTTACCAAATGTTATGGCATATAATATTGTGCTGAAAGGATTGTGTAATGAGAGGAAATCAGTGCTTGCTGTTGGGTATTTGAAGAATATGGCTAAGAAATTGGGTTGCAATGCAGACAAGGAAACTTACAGCATTGTAATTGATGGGTTATGTCATGAAAGTAGATATCTTGAAGCAAGTCAAGTGTTGCAGGAGAtgttaataaaatcatattggCCTTGTGTTGATACTTATAATATACTTATCAGGGGTCTTTGCACTGTGGGCAGGCAATACGAAGCTGTTTTGTGGTTGGAGGAGATGATTAGCCAGGGTATGAAGCCAGAACTTTCTGTATGGAACTCGTTGGCAGCTTCTGTATGTTCCAACATGGCTGACATTGAGGTGTGCTCTCAGACATTTAATTAGATTATTAGATTCTGGTTGTTCATGTTGGAGAAGTCATAATGGTGTAACCATTTTTATagtcatatttttctttctcaattgTGTAGTATCTGAACATAATGAGGATGATTTTTCAGTTGAGAGATACACAATctgaaaaattcatttttcatgAATAGAATTTGTAACACTGATATCTTAGGCAGCAACTATTCACAGGAAGCCTCTCACTGGATATCAGGCGTATTTTAGACAAATTTGATAGAAagttattacttaaaatttgcACTAGTCTTCAAACTCCTTTGGAAAAAAATGGGATTCATCCAATGCTAGAGGTCTTAGGTTTTGGATCTCTTCCATTgcattgccaaaaaaaaaaaaattattattattttattttgataagtaacaaattttttttcaaaaaaacagaTACCAAGTATATAGGGAGTGTACTCAGGATGAAGTTCAATCAAACTTTCAAACTACAATGCTCGAACGTATCTAAAAGACTAAAACAAGGAGAAGAATGAAAAGCAACGCTCCAATCTAACAAGATACAAAAGAAGAAGGCTTTAACTTCAAGGATAGACTGTTCACATCCTTAAAACTTCTGGCATTCTGTTCTCGCCAAAAACACCACAAGATGCAATGTGGCATAGTCTTCCAAAAGGCTATAGTTCTATGCCTTCCAAAAGAACCCTGCCAAGCTGCAAACATATCAATAACCCTCTTTGGCATAACCCATTGGAATCGAAATAAACAAAACTGTTCTCCACAGCTCGTAGGCAATTGGAcagtaataataaatataaatataaatataaacatagAGATTATAGATATGAGCAATTGTAAAGTTAGAATGAAATTGtggcaaaaaaacaaaataggcTAAAATGCATTTTACACGCCAGAAGTTTGGGGTTGATTCTAAATTGGCCATTTGAGTTATTGTGGTTGTTAAccaaataataaatgaatactTTCCATCATTTGTGAGACAGTATGGCATCATTTTATCGAACGTGGTGTTTATGATTGATGTTTTGGTTCTTCCTTTGTTGAATTTAGATTTAAGAAGTGTTCTTTTGCATTTGAATGGGTGCTGCTTTTAAGAAAAGGGCCGTGCTTTTGATTTTGTAAGTTATGATCCACTCTCTATATATTGCTTTAAATTTATGGCTCGTTTGGTAAGAAATTTCTaggaatgttgtttgtattttttagaaatacatgtgggtgaaaaagtgtgtgaaaatatgtgaaatatttgtttaaacactgaaaactgttgtttaaaccacAGTAACAAACATGCCCTAAATCTCTTtggttgctatttttttttttggtgatgttACAATGTGAAACTTGGAATTCTGTTTCTTTATGAAACTATGCTTTTGTACTTGAAAATTAATTACACTTATCCTATTACTTTGCTTATTTATGTTTTAGTATtatggcttcttttttttttttttttttttttttctttttttttttctttttcatcttaaaTCTCAATAAGTTTTGGCACCTGAGGGATGTGACCTCTGCTTCATGAGGTTCAATATTTTTCCTATATAAGTTGTGAAAGTATCTTTAAAGattgtttaaatttctttaGGTATAGTTTTGGTAAACATGGCTAATTTTTACAGATTTATCCTATCtaaattgttattaattatttgaCCCCCAGTCcaaccttaaaattttttaccttCGCAGTTTTTTGTTTGCtctggtttttaaaaaattgactcCCTAGCTAGTGGGGTAAAGGAATTGGCTTGTGAGTTTCTATAACATATGGATTCATCCTTTATCTTTTTGCTTCTCTTATTTTTATCTGGTtcttaagaagaaaaataggatCAAAGAATACAAACCTAAAagctaagagccaagacaaacaAGTGGAAATTTAATGATATCAAAAAAGGTAGTACCAAGTGCAAAAAGCACCCACTTTTGCAAGGTTTGGGAGAGGTGATTGGTAGGAAACCATACCTCCCaccctttgtttttttggtgaGGCTGACTCCCTAAAATCGTATCAAAAAAAGGaggagataaaataaaatataagagaGATTTTTGAAGGATTGGAAGATTAAAATAAGCCAAGATATCTTGTCAATATTGGAAATTTTGGATACAATTTTTTGTGTGAGTTGTTATTTCCATACATTTTTACATACTTATTTCAGAGCTTATGAACGGAGAACTTTctttggacttaaatttaagtTAGCAATTATTATAATACTCATATTTACTATTGGAATGCTTATGTCTGATGTGAAGATTTTCTACTTCGTAAAATTGAAGCTTATACAAAACTAACACATGCATATGGGCAGTCTGGTTAGGGGAAAACTATGCTGGTGTTAAATTACATTACTCACATCTTTCAAGTGTTCTGCTAAGGCCtctaaatgaatattttatagaaaacaGCAGTGCTGTAGTTTTGCTTCTGCTTATATACATCTATATATGCCACATTGTTTGCTCATTCCTTACATTTTagtgttgcattttttttcctatactTCAGCCCTAACATGTCTGTCATTAGTCAGTGATATGAAATGCTGTGTGATGTATATACTATACTTTCTCAATGTCATCTCTGTAGCAAATTTTGCATCAAATGTCAAGCCTAAggtcaatttcaaaatttcaaattctgcTTCAATTTAATGTATATACACAGATTAATGATATCACCGGAAGCTGACAAGGCACTGCCAATTGTTGAAACCTCAGCCTTTGACCTTTCCTCTTTCGCTTGTTTGATTGCTCAATTAGCCTCTTCTTACATGGCAAAGTGTCAAATGCGAGACTCCAAACTCAATAAAGAAACTCCCTCAAACACTGCAGGTATTCTCAAATGCATGTGAAGTACAATCTTTGTCTTAATCCAAGatgtaactttttattttcatttgctATCTGCTTGAAGGGTCTTGGCTTTTGGTAAATAGTATACCTGATTGAAGTGGTTTccaaaacaattattttatgttgcttaaaaatgaaaagaaaaatgataagtgtttttaaaaaaattcaatttgtgAACCTCATGGGAGGTTGGTGTAATGTGCCAAAAGAAAACTCACAagttgcttttctttttccctcttgCTAAAGACTCTTCTCTTATGGCACCTAAGAAGTAGCCTTTATCATCTTCAAACCCTAAAACCTCCAATTATGCTAGAACCAAATGATCATCCCTCATGCCTGTTAAAACAAAGAAGATGATTTGTCCTCCAAGCTTGATAGATTGCAATTGAATGCAGTGTTGGGATAACTTTGACAACCAACATCTTTAAACACATGAAGGACCACTCCAAAGAAGGTCCTTCGATGACAAAGATTTCAGAAAAATTATGTTTGGGGCCCACCTTTGTTTCTGAAACACAACTGAAAagcttaggaaaaaaaaaaaaaaaaatccacaaaagatacaaatgaaatttaatcaagatgaatcaacaaaaaaaaaatgattaatgaaattttaattaagatTATCTGAATAGAATCTCAagatgattttattattatgtacCAAACTGTGGTACTTTTGAAACATTAGAAGCGGATACCTAGACAAAGAAACCTATTTTTATGTGGCTGAAAAAGAAACCTAGACAAGAATGTTGAGTGGATGATATCAACCCAAAGTTGATAATgtagcaaaacaaacaaaataattggTACACCAACTAAAGCAATTATAACAATTGGAAGCGATGTCATTTCACTTTTAAAGACTAAAAAGCAGGTTGCACTGAAGGCTAGCACCATGCCT from Castanea sativa cultivar Marrone di Chiusa Pesio chromosome 6, ASM4071231v1 includes:
- the LOC142641055 gene encoding pentatricopeptide repeat-containing protein At1g05600-like isoform X4 — its product is MTVRWPRLLTPTHLSQIIRNQKNPLTALQIFKEAKYKYPNYCHNGPVYATIIGILGNAGQICEMKEVIDWMKEDSCECKDSVFVNAIKTYARAGLLDEAISLFKRIPQFNCVNKTESFNTLLQILVNESKFEAAHRLFLESSYGWEVKFRIRSLNLLMDALCQRGRSDLALQIFLEMNYQGCYPNKESYRILMKGLCKDGRMNEATHLLYSMFWRISQKGSGEDIVVYRTLLYALCDNRQVEKAVEILGKILRKGLKAPKRCFRHLDLSQCSSGEDIEGTKRLINEALIRGGIPSLASYSAMAIDLYNEGKISEANKVIIQMKERGFGPTNLIFEAKVAALCRGENVDAAVKVIEEEMEGNCLPNVMAYNIVLKGLCNERKSVLAVGYLKNMAKKLGCNADKETYSIVIDGLCHESRYLEASQVLQEMLIKSYWPCVDTYNILIRGLCTVGRQYEAVLWLEEMISQGMKPELSVWNSLAASVCSNMADIEIPSI
- the LOC142641055 gene encoding pentatricopeptide repeat-containing protein At1g05600-like isoform X2; this translates as MTVRWPRLLTPTHLSQIIRNQKNPLTALQIFKEAKYKYPNYCHNGPVYATIIGILGNAGQICEMKEVIDWMKEDSCECKDSVFVNAIKTYARAGLLDEAISLFKRIPQFNCVNKTESFNTLLQILVNESKFEAAHRLFLESSYGWEVKFRIRSLNLLMDALCQRGRSDLALQIFLEMNYQGCYPNKESYRILMKGLCKDGRMNEATHLLYSMFWRISQKGSGEDIVVYRTLLYALCDNRQVEKAVEILGKILRKGLKAPKRCFRHLDLSQCSSGEDIEGTKRLINEALIRGGIPSLASYSAMAIDLYNEGKISEANKVIIQMKERGFGPTNLIFEAKVAALCRGENVDAAVKVIEEEMEGNCLPNVMAYNIVLKGLCNERKSVLAVGYLKNMAKKLGCNADKETYSIVIDGLCHESRYLEASQVLQEMLIKSYWPCVDTYNILIRGLCTVGRQYEAVLWLEEMISQGMKPELSVWNSLAASVCSNMADIEPLLTWQSVKCETPNSIKKLPQTLQCKITSVGGHKK
- the LOC142641055 gene encoding pentatricopeptide repeat-containing protein At1g05600-like isoform X1, whose translation is MTVRWPRLLTPTHLSQIIRNQKNPLTALQIFKEAKYKYPNYCHNGPVYATIIGILGNAGQICEMKEVIDWMKEDSCECKDSVFVNAIKTYARAGLLDEAISLFKRIPQFNCVNKTESFNTLLQILVNESKFEAAHRLFLESSYGWEVKFRIRSLNLLMDALCQRGRSDLALQIFLEMNYQGCYPNKESYRILMKGLCKDGRMNEATHLLYSMFWRISQKGSGEDIVVYRTLLYALCDNRQVEKAVEILGKILRKGLKAPKRCFRHLDLSQCSSGEDIEGTKRLINEALIRGGIPSLASYSAMAIDLYNEGKISEANKVIIQMKERGFGPTNLIFEAKVAALCRGENVDAAVKVIEEEMEGNCLPNVMAYNIVLKGLCNERKSVLAVGYLKNMAKKLGCNADKETYSIVIDGLCHESRYLEASQVLQEMLIKSYWPCVDTYNILIRGLCTVGRQYEAVLWLEEMISQGMKPELSVWNSLAASVCSNMADIEPLLTWQSVKCETPNSIKKLPQTLQDIRWSIAGKVWA
- the LOC142641055 gene encoding pentatricopeptide repeat-containing protein At1g05600-like isoform X3, with protein sequence MTVRWPRLLTPTHLSQIIRNQKNPLTALQIFKEAKYKYPNYCHNGPVYATIIGILGNAGQICEMKEVIDWMKEDSCECKDSVFVNAIKTYARAGLLDEAISLFKRIPQFNCVNKTESFNTLLQILVNESKFEAAHRLFLESSYGWEVKFRIRSLNLLMDALCQRGRSDLALQIFLEMNYQGCYPNKESYRILMKGLCKDGRMNEATHLLYSMFWRISQKGSGEDIVVYRTLLYALCDNRQVEKAVEILGKILRKGLKAPKRCFRHLDLSQCSSGEDIEGTKRLINEALIRGGIPSLASYSAMAIDLYNEGKISEANKVIIQMKERGFGPTNLIFEAKVAALCRGENVDAAVKVIEEEMEGNCLPNVMAYNIVLKGLCNERKSVLAVGYLKNMAKKLGCNADKETYSIVIDGLCHESRYLEASQVLQEMLIKSYWPCVDTYNILIRGLCTVGRQYEAVLWLEEMISQGMKPELSVWNSLAASVCSNMADIEDIRWSIAGKVWA